In Exiguobacterium acetylicum, the genomic stretch TTCCATGATTAAGAAATCTCCCTTCACTAATAACGTACTAGTGAGTCGTTTTCGAATATGTGAACTCATTATCAAATGATAACGGATTCGAAGCGATTCTGCAAGGAATTTTTATACGCTTCACTCCACGGGAAAGCTTTCCCGGCACGGTCGATTTGTACCATCGATGTCCGTCCTGTGAACATCAGTTCACCTTGCTCATCAAATGCCGCATAGTGGACGTCACATGACGCACTTCCGACATGTACTGGATACGCATAAACGGCAAGACGTGTCCGCGGATAGACTTGACGAATGTAATTACACTGGGCATCCGCAACGACGATGATCCCGTCTTCTGCAAGCGAATATCCTGTTTCCTCTAACATCAATGTCCGAACGTCCTCAAAATAGACGAACGGTACCCGGTTATTCATATGACCATAGGCATCCGTCTCCGCGAAACGAACAGCGACGTCGAGTCGTGTGCCATGTTTCATCTGTTCAAGCCATGATTCAAGTTCTGGAATATAAGCTGGTACGCGCACAATGAGTTCCTCCTGTCTGAATGAAAAAAGAAGGAGCAAGCTCCTTCTTTGATAAATCATGAACTAACGGCTTCACCTGTCCGTCCTTCGTCACTACCGAAGAACTTCTTGAATGAATGAAGTGTCGTCTGACGGTTCATCGCTGCGATCGAAGTCGTCAACGGAATCCCTTTCGGACAAACCTCGACACAGTTTTGAGCGTTACCGCACTGCATGATCCCGCCATCTTCCATCAACGCTTCAAGGCGTTCTTCCTTGTGGAAGGCACCTGTCGGATGCGAGTTGAATAGACGAACTTGTGAGATCGGTGCCGGCCCGATGAACGTCGAACGATCGTTGACGTTCGGACATGCCTCGAGACACACGCCACACGTCATACATTTCGATAACTCATATGCCCATTGGCGTTTGTTTTCTGGCATCCGTGGTCCTGGTCCTAAATCGTACGTTCCATCGATTGGAACCCATGCTTTGACCTTTTTCAACGCATCGAACATGCGCTGACGGTCGACTTGAAGGTCACGAACGATCGGAAACGTCTGCATTGGTTGCAGACGGATCGGTTGTTCGAGTTTAT encodes the following:
- the sdhB gene encoding succinate dehydrogenase iron-sulfur subunit; its protein translation is MATPLESSTTQKSVQFIVQRQDGPDGKPYDEAFEIPYRPNMNVISALMEIRRNPVNAAGEKTTPINWDMGCLEEVCGACSMVINGTPRQSCTALVDKLEQPIRLQPMQTFPIVRDLQVDRQRMFDALKKVKAWVPIDGTYDLGPGPRMPENKRQWAYELSKCMTCGVCLEACPNVNDRSTFIGPAPISQVRLFNSHPTGAFHKEERLEALMEDGGIMQCGNAQNCVEVCPKGIPLTTSIAAMNRQTTLHSFKKFFGSDEGRTGEAVSS
- a CDS encoding acyl-CoA thioesterase → MRVPAYIPELESWLEQMKHGTRLDVAVRFAETDAYGHMNNRVPFVYFEDVRTLMLEETGYSLAEDGIIVVADAQCNYIRQVYPRTRLAVYAYPVHVGSASCDVHYAAFDEQGELMFTGRTSMVQIDRAGKAFPWSEAYKNSLQNRFESVII